TGAAAGCCTGTGACAACGGAACCTAAGCTATCCTAGAGAACTACAAAGCCTCCCCACGAAATGAAAGGTAAGTGAGTGTTTATTAGGTGAAGGACTGATTTTAGACCCCTGGCCACACCCAACGGTGTCACATCAGGCTTTCAGGAGATGAGAGGAacaaggggtggggaggaggcagattgtagcatttttatcattaaaattaagGTGAAAGAATCCAAGCTTCTTTAAGAACCAGAATGTGTTGCCTCCAACCCTGCGTCTGGCCCTGGGAGTCAGCTTTAAGGAAACTAGAACCAGTGCTAAGGGGTAcatggagagaggagcagagattGTGGAGGTCTTTATGCAACTTACAAGGAGAATCAAGATGCTTGTTAGGTCAACTTGTGTATTCTTGCCCCCGTGCCTTTGCTCATGCCTTGCTGCTTCCCCCAGAACACATACTTGCCtacctctcttcttccttcaaaGTCCTATCTGAAGCATGGGCCCTGGAGTCAGGTGACGAAGTTGAACCTGGCTCCACCATTCACCAGCTAACCGACCTTGGAGAGGTTTCTCAGCCTCTCTGtgattcagtttcctcatctctaagtggggataataatgccTACTTCATGCAATGAAATCACTCCTGTAGAGTGCATGgataatgcctggcatatagtaagcttCAGTCAATGTTAGTGGGTATTGATCTATAAGATCCTTCCTGTTTTCAGAAGTGTTCTGTAGCTAACTCAACCCTCACGGATCTGGGATTCTTATGGGATTCACGTTGCACTTGGAGTTggggtatactttttttttcccccttagcatATACTTGGCCAGTGGCCTTCAGCCAAAGACCACCAGAAGCAGTCCTGTAGTTAAGAAGTTGAGGGAGAACACAGACCATAGGGAACTGTGGAGTGTCCCAGTAAGAGAGTCTTAGAAAGAGCTTATCATAGGATTTGGGCTTTGGGTGATTTGGGATAGCATCTAAGGAAGTAGCATTTTGCCCTTGAATGGATGCTGTGAGACAGCAAGGTGAGTCTTTCATTGGGTATCTCAGTAAATCTTATCTGTCTGGCTGGGAAGACGAGGTAGTGGTTGAGCTGTAATTTGTAAAGCAGTAGCAATCTCATTTTGGCTGAAAGGTGGTGATGTTTGGTATTCTGCAGGTGGACAGTgaccttatttttgtgtgtgcttagACAAAATTATGAAGTGGCCTTGCTTTGTCTCATTTTATCATAGTCTCCAATAACCTTGTCTGAGGTTTGAATTCTGTGAGATAGTTTAGGTTCTACAGGAGAATAACATGACATAGCCTGAGTGCCAGGCCAGTTTCTGAATGTCAGGGGCTGATCTTTTTGTCCTTCTCAACTTGTTAAATAACTCTTTTATCTGGGccagttttcttcctttggggAAATTCTGAGtgaatatattcattcattcatcaacacACTCACTGAGCATCTATCTGTGATACTCAGCAGACCCCATGCTCAGCAAAGGGCACAATGGTCAAAGCCATGCTTTCAAGGAGCACCGAGTCTAGCATGAGAGGAGATTTAAAGACTGTCTGCTTTagtcagtcattttttttaaagattttacttatttatttgacagagagatagaacacaagtgggcagagaggcaggcagagagcaggctccttgctgagcagggagctggatgcgggctcgatcccaggaccctgagatcatgacctgagccgaaggcagaggcttaacccactgagccacccaggcacccctagtcagtcattttttttttttccactgaggcATTTTATTTGCACATATGTATTACATCCCTAGAAAAAGAATCCCAGGATTTTCCCTCCTGTGTGTTTTCGTCTTGCTTCTTCATGGTCCATGATGCCAGCTGAAGTTGTCAGTACAATGAAACCAAACTGGCGGGACGGGAGTAGGTTATTCTGCCATTTTTCTAGATCTTTCAGTTGTACATCAAACCTGGGGCTGATCACTCCACACTTGTTCAACCTGCCTGTGAGGTTCACAACAATCTTCCCAGCTCTGTGATCATCAATGATTTCAAATTCGCCAATGTAACCGTGCTTCATCATCACAGTGAGAAGCCGGACGATGACTTTGGAGCACGGCCTAATAAGAACCTGGCGTTTGCCTCTCTTTTCAGCATTGTTGATGCTCTTGAGAGCATCTGCCAGGACATTCATGCGCACCATTATGGCGGCAAAGAAAGATGGTGGAAAAAAGAGCCTAGTCAGTCATTTTGATGGTTTTGATGGCATAAATGCCTTTTTCACCTTTCCCATAAAGTCGTACTCCAGCCTGTGTCTGGATACACTCAGTCACGTTAAGCAACCCGCTCCCATGAGACAATGTTAGTTTAATGCCGAAAGTTAGAAAATCTTCCCCGGATCTGTAATCCCCTCCCACTGGGAAGGTAACCTTCCATCACTTGGACCCACATTGAACTAATATTAAAGGCACACACAACAGGTTTTCTGTGTGTAACCTGTAGACCCCCCATGTAGTCACCACATGAGAAGTACAAGTGAACGCTGGATTCTTACATCTCATTGCTGTACTAGTTACTCATGGTTTTCTCAAAAGAATAGTCTccttcgggacgcctgggtggctcagttggttaagcggctgccttcggctcaggtcatgatcctagcgtccttggatcgagtcccatatcgggctccttgctcagcagggagcctgcttctccctctgcttctgcctacctctctgccgacttgtgatctttcgctctgtgtctctctctctctgacaaataaataaataaaatcttaaaaaaaaaaaagaatagtctccTTCAACAAATAATTTAATGCGATTGTGTTTTCTGAACGGCTTTGCTGTTTAGGTCTGTGTGGCTGGGGTACAGAGACTACATCACTGGGGCTTCCTAGGCAGGTGGGCGCCACTGAGGGTGAGAGCAGCAAACACTAGGTGGCAGCACCTGCCTTCAGAACTGGCAGCGCCATCTGGGTGCTCAGTACCCATCTCTACACTTTGGAGAGCAGGATAAAGGGACTCTCCAGAAACCAACTATCTCCTTTTTCCCTCTACCACTAGGTGGGACAGCCCCCACTCAAGGCAACTGGGGCATGCATTTGTCCCATAGATAATAACTGCTGAGGAAAAGGGGGGCCCCTCCCAATAGTGACCTCTTCCAATGTTTTAGTCTTGCCTGTTTGAAAGTTCTTCTGTACAACCATTCATTCACGTGATatcatttcatcttattttctctccttttctcatctgaaaagttATTTAGTCCAGCAAATAATTACTGGGTACTTTCTGAGTCCATAAACACAAAGACAGTTACTCTTCAAAACTTTCTTCAGACatagaattataataaaataaaataatataatataatataatataatctcCAGTTCTCTAACTTCTCTCTGGCCTCACCCTGCAGCTTTTCATATACCTGTGGTACCATCTCCGGGTGTGCTATATATCATTCGCAAGTTATAGAGCCCCAAAGTCTCACCAACCTCCTTGAGAGACAAGAGACTCAGTTTCTTACAATTGTGAAGTTAATACCTCAGAAAACAATATGCATCTTCTTTGCTCTTTATAAAATGTGTGCCAGAAAAGAGAGGCCATAAACTTGGCTTAAAATTGGAATCCATGACATACCAACACACGTTTTTGAATACTTTCTCTCAAACTCTGAACTTGGTACGCTACCATTTCtttaaagatataatttcatATCATTCCTAAGaacctgggtgggggtgggggtgggggtcagatAATTTACTATTGTGGTAGGCAAAATGAGCTGACTCCCGAGGTCAGGTTTCAGCACCAGAACCGACTTAGATCCCAGTCACAGGCACTATGATTACCAGCCCAGTGATCCTTTGGCATAACTTTGGTGCAGTGTGGCTAAATTTGCCCGATCTTAGCACTGATAGCCTTCATTTAAAAAGTAGGTCTTTTCAGatgaacattttgaaaatatatgtgtctTGTGTTTAGcattttgtatttgaaaaacaatgtgCTATTGTGAAAAGCAGGTTTTACAGTCAGGCCATTCTACGTTAGAGACCCACCTCTGCCACTTCAAGCCATGTGGCGCTGGAGAGTTGCAGGACTCCTCTGAACTgctgtttcctcatcttttttttttttttttaagattttatttatttgacagagatcacaagtaggcagagaggcaggcagagagagaggaagggaagcaggctccctgctgagcggagagcccaatgcggggctccatcccaggaccctgagatcatgacctgagcggaaggcagaggctttaacccactgagccacccaggcgcccctgtttcctcatcttttaaTGGTGTTGTAAGAATTAGCTTGAGACCGTGTGAGTATAAAAAGCACTTAGCACTGACACAGGCTAGTTGCTTAACACGGAGATACGATTTTATTACCTGTTGAGTAGTTCCAAGAGGAGGGTTTCTCTAAGGCAATGGTGGAAGGGGCAAGAAGGTCTGAGCGAAGTTACGCCGTAGCGCTGTAGTGCTATAGAACTCAACCTAGTCCTTTACTTCTTGGAAAGCGTAAAAAACATGGAATGCTAGGAAGAAAAACCAAGGCAACATAATAAGGAACATAAATAAGAATATatctatgatttattttttaatatttatttatgagaaagaatgTGCCAggagggtgagaggcagagggagaaggagaaagagagaatctcaagcagactccacactgagtgcagagcctgatgcggggcccagCATggcatccctgagatcatgacctgagccaaaacgaagagtcagacacttaaccaactgagtcacccaggtgccccagaatataTCTACGATTTAGATTCCTTTCTGTCCATCCATCCCTCAAAGCTTCCAGACAGATTCATATCTTGTCCATTCTAGACAGCCCTAGTGGACTGGGAACAAAGCAGAGTTGGGGTAAGGATAGGTGAATTTTGGGTATCCCTTCCAGCCTGAGACCCTCTCATTGAGAATCCTTTCTACATTTTCCCAGTCAACAATAGCAACAATCACTTCTGACACTTTGGCTTCACCTAGATTATCGCAGACTGCAGTTAAGTCACCTGCCATCATTGACTGTCAGGTGCTCAGGCCAGGTTGTAATTCTTCGTCTTTTCTTCCAGCAGCGCCTACATCCATACCTTGAATGTCCACATGTGTATTTGTTGGTTTTATGATTAGTTGCATTAACCTGAATCCAGTCTTGGCTCTTCCACCAACTTGGCAACTCACTTCCTCCTCTTGGGCCTcagttccccatctgtaaaatgaggaggtGGTCTGAAGGCCCCTTCTAACTCCCATCTTCTGCAGTACACGGCTCTAACTCTCAAAGCTGCTAACAATATAAGTAAGATCAGTTCTTCAAATTATGTTCACAGTTCTCCAGCTTAGAGTCAGAATTGGACCATAAAATGGAGGGTAGACAGAAAACTaaataataagcaaaatatactaaaataaagGGTAAAGTAGCAAAGATTGAGGGCACTTTTAGTATAGCCAGAGGTGTTTTATGGAAAGTTGACCCTCTTGCCAAGATGACCTTGGAGAGTCCAGGCTATTCTAGTAAGAGGAATGGTACCACAGGGGGCCATGAGATCTAGCTTGTTACTTCTCAGGTATTCCCCAGGCTGCCACACAGGTTAGATGACATCTGCAGGCAGGAAACAGCCTCATAGGTAATTTGGATTTTGAGGGATGCCCTTGGGTGTCTGGGGCAATGCAGCATAAGTTGTAACTGACACAGCTCTAGGTGGTAAATCGTCACTAACAGCAGAGAATATGATGGGTTTATAGGAGGCAGCTAGCTGTACTTCATGCCCTTACCTCCCACGTGGGAAAGCAAAATGCAGAGGGATGGGATGAGAATGATCTTGACTAAGCTCTGAGGACCTAGACAAAGTCATATCACTCAAAAATAAAGGCTCTGTTTTAGTAATGCAATTCACTTGTTACAAACCTCACAACCGTTTGGGATCTTTGCTGTCGAAATCTGTTCATCTAAGGGAAAACTCAGGACTAGCCAACAGGTATGTGAATTGTGAAGCATGTAGCCACCTCCACAGGTACAGTATTCATTCACCTGCCAGTGGTACATTGTACATTCTGGAAcccagggaagagaaaaattCATTTGCAGTTTGGGCTAACAGAACAATGAAAAACCTGCAAAAATATGACCTACATTCAGTGTGtgactgggtggtgggcattacaATAGCATTTGGCAAATTTGAATGAAGTATTTTGGGtggaaataatgaaattaaatgaacCCAATCAGTATCTTTTAATTACCTCTGTttcctaaagaaaagaaataaccctTAGTTTTGGTAATATGTGGTTTTAGTCATTAAAACTACCAAATGAATTCTATAAGTTAGAAAATGTTAGTTGTTGCTTTAGTCATTCTACATTTATTAACCATCTGCTATATACCAGATGATAGTCATTCACATACCAGGCCCTTTGCTAGGACTGACTTCAAAGACGAACAATGTATAGTCCCTTGCCTTCCAAGAGTTCTTGGCCTGGTGAGGAGACAAATACATAATCAAAGAAATGATAATTCCATGTAATAAGTGCTTATCAGAAATATGAATTAATGTGTCATGGGAAATACAAGATGTGCCTGGAGGGTAGAAAAAGGCAAGGTGATATTATATGTAAATCCTGAAGATGACAAAAATGAGAAAGTACCCCAAAAATACAGGCAAAGAGACGAGTGTGGACAGACAAACAGAGCTGGGATGGCGTCTTTGGCCTGAGGAAGAGTAAGCAAGTGTGGCAGCATGGTATGGTTGTGTTGGGAAAACAGAGAGTGGAAGTGGAACAGAATTAAAGGAGATAAGGCTGAAAAGTTAGGTCAGAGTCGGATTGGGAGGAATTTGCATTCCAAGCTAAAGAGTGTTGATTTTGTTTGAGGAATTGACCAAGGTTTTTTAAGAAGTTGAGGCACAGGTTGCAAGACTGGAGGAGTAGAGATGTCATTGATAGGGATAAAGAATGTGGGAGATAGAGCATTGCTGGAGAGTTCAGTGGGCATTAATGTTTTATCTACCCTGCACTGTGCCCATTTCCTGAGAATAGCAGACACACTTGTTCTCCCATGCTCCATGTGAATTCATGAACCTAAATGAGagctgccttttctctttctttctttctttctttctttctttctttctttctttctttttttcttgatgaccCCGTTTCCTTAGATATAATGATTGTTTTAGGGGGTGCATGCCAGATGCAAGCTGATCCAATTATActgtcctcttctcttctccctatCTGAGTGTTTGGTCAACATGGGCATATGACCCAGAGACCTTTCTTGATAATTCTGAATTTTGAATTGACACCAAAGGAAAAGAACCTTTCTTTTCTGATGATGGATCTGTGAAGTTGCAAATCTAGAAATTCCAGTGGTTATGTCTCATATGTGGAAGAATTAGTCTTCagtagagaaaaatggaaattaacaCAGGGGGAGAAGTAGGtatgagggacagaaggaaagtggGTTCTGGCGGCCTCTCAGTCCCTGATTCCAGGCATCCCTGAAGCTAGCTTAATTTCTCCCTGTCTGACAGGCAGTTTGGCTAACATAACCCAAATAaattacccattttgcccaagaTAGTTACCTTTGAGTTTCTGACACTTGCAACCAAGCATCCTGACTAAGGAAGACAGGAAGATACATCTTGATCTTGATTCATCACAGTTTAAAAGACTCTTCTCCACATAGTAATAATAGAGctcaagagaaagggaagggctGGAGATGTAGACTAGACAGTTGTGTTTGGATAAGTGGGTGTTAAAGCCTTGGAGACAGACGAGGTTGCCTAAGGTAAGTGTAGAAGGTGGTAAGAGGCAAGGACCGAACCTTGGAGAATACCAACATCCCAGAGTGTACAGAGGAGGACCTGTCTATTTGATACCTGGaccctctctgattttatcttgCTCTTCCAACCTCATGGTCCTcagcaggggaagcagggaagCAAATTGGCAATCCATAGGGTATCACtaggtttccttttattttattatttttttaaagtgctctAGGCCATATCTTCTGAAATCTTCCTCCTATAGCTTTCAGGCATGGAAGTTACTCTAAAttcttttctagaatgttctttcctGTATTTGAAATCTGTAATCTCATAACCTTAGGTCTGATCTCTTCCTCAGGGAAAACCTCTCACTTCTTTCAGCCGTTACTTATCTGATAATACCAGATTTTACAATCTCCTCTAAATGTTGGTCCACATTGCTTATGAAGGGTGGTATCTGGAACAGACGTAGTATTTCAACTCTAACATGCCTAGTACAGAGTACAGCGGGACAAATGCCTCCCCAATCTGAATAGGATGCCAGTGTTTGCCATACTGAACAACATATGGTTACTCTGTTAGGAAATATTGTACTTGCGAACAACCAAAACTTCCTAGatctccccccgccccatttAGAAATTGCCAGGAAACCAGACAAATAGAGACTATAATTTTGTGATTGCCCTTGAGCCTAAATAAATGACTTGAGGTTTGTCCCcgttaaattatttttaatatgaaaggGTGATCATTGTAACATTATCTATAAGATTAAATAATTGGAAACAATATACCTAGGCAAAAATGGGAGAATGTTAAATATATTACAGCATATATATAAGATAGAACATCATGTCTATGAAAATGATCTTTCCGAAGTGCATTTAATGACATaggaaattgtgtgtgtgtctgtgtgccatGTATTAAGGGCAATGCTGGGCTTAAACCCTAtgtaataaattcttaaaagtcCTTCCACTGGGAAAGGGACTGGCACTCTGGAGGTTGGGAGGGAGTGTCCCTGCTCAATTTAATCTTATTAGTATTGATCTATCTTTTcaactttaagaaatatttttgatcCTACTTGTATTACCCAACAATTCTTCTCACCTAAAGCTTGATCTGTCAAGTGATTATACTATTGGGCAAGAATAGAGAACTGCAGTCGACATCCAGGAATGCACTGAAGTTTTGAATCCTAGGAACCCAGACCTACTGGGATATATGACTTAAGCCCTATATTAATCTCTAACAATGCATTAGTAGAAAATATATCCAGGCTGGAAGGCTTATTAAAAGATCATTTCATTCATATAATCCCCTCTAGGAAGAACCTCATAACCCAGGGTTATGCAAGTCAGAAAGTCCTGAGTTCACTTTGTGCCTCAGTGGAGGATTTTGACCAAAACACAACCAAGACTCTTCCTTCCCATGTCAGCAGAATGGGATTTGCTTTATGTGAGTGTCCTCATGTTAGTCTAATGCCAGGACAAGATGTAGTTCCAACAAGGTACTGTTGCATTCAGCTGCAGCAGAAGGAAGGTAAATTAGAATAAAGGCATTTTCATCTCAAAGACCTTCAGATGGGAATTGAGGAGCACTGACAGCACAATATGGAAattaagagagaaaagcaagaaagaaaagaagattctGGCAAGGAAATCAAGATGCATGTTCATGgatattttccttttgatgaTAACAAAAGAATGATACATTTACATACCATGTAAATGCTACATGTATTTAACAAAAGTCCATTTTCCTTTCATAGAGTTCTTGAAGGACAGGAGAGATCCATCTCTGAACAGCAATAGATGAGGAAATGATTAATGCTCTAGCTTCTGAATACCTCTTCAAATCTGATATCTATAAAATAGGTGACTACTAGGAAAGAAGTTGAACAGAACACAAAGAAGCTTCATGTAGGACAGGTAAAACAGTTCTCCCTCCACCTTCTGAATTCTTGGCTGAGACCCCCTGTAATGAAAGACTGACTAACAAGAGGAAACAAACAGAAGCTTATTAACAGGTGTACCTCGTGTATAAAGGGGAAATACTCAGGGAAAAATGAGTAACTCCCTGAGGTGGCTTAAAATTCAGGCTTACATACCATCTTAATAAGGAAAGAGGATTGGATGTAGGTCTCTTAGGGGAGAATAAATGAGTTTTAGGAGAGATAGGTGGACCCTCAGAAGAACAGATGGGAAGTATAATCGTGTGTGACACAGTTTCTCTGGGTGTGGTGCTGACTTCTAGTCTCCTCTCCTGCAAGAGAATCAGTCTCCATGCCTGATGAGACTCTCTGGGGGAGGGGATTTATGACAATTGAGTTCCTTTTAGAAGATCTGTCTTTGGGCAGATAGGGTTGTTCAGAAAATCCTCTCCTTGTATTTGCTATTTTTCAGAGTGCCTATAGTTCAAAGTAATCAACATAGCTCAGCAGCATATTTTGAAGTGGCATATTCTGTTATCCttcattaatatttgaaaatagaaaagtaTTTCTTGGATTGGAAGTTATTACCTCAGCAATGAGGTAATAAAtagatgtctttttatttttttcattttttaaaagatttatttatttctattgtgTTGTtaatcaccataaaatacatcattagtttttgatgcagtgttccaagattcattgtttatttacaacaaccagtgctccctgcaatacatgccctccttaatacccaccaccaggctcccccattcccccatctcctccccgctaaaaccctcagtttgtttctcagagtccatggtctctcatggtttgtttccccctccgatttcccccaattcacttttcctttcttctcctaatgtcctccatgttattccttatgttccacaagtaagtgaaaccatatgataattgacttcctctacttatttcactcagcataatatcgtccagtcccaaccatgttgatgcgaaagttgggtatttatcctttctgatggctgagtaatattccattgtatatatggaccacatcttctttatccatttgtctgttgaagggcatcttggctctttccacagtttggctattgtggatattgctgctatgaacattggggtacatatggcccttcttttcactacatctgtgtctttggggtaaatacccagtaatgcagtTGCAgagttatagggtagctctatttttaattttttgaggactcgcCACActattttctaaagtggctgcaccaacttgcattcccaccaacagtgtaagagggttccccttttcccacatcctctccaacatttgttgtttcctgccttgttgatctttgcaattctaactggtgtaagggggtatctcaatgtggtttcgatttgaatttccctgatggctaatgatgatgaacattttttcatgtgtctgttagccatttgtatgtcttcattggagaagtggctgttcatgtcttctgcccattttttacatgattgtctgttttgggggaataaaatttatttaagagagagagagtgcatacatgagcagggagagggacagagggaatggaagaaggagggaagcagactctttgctgagcttggagcccaatacaggacctgatctcatgaccctgagatcatgacctgagttaaaatcaagagtcagatgcttaaccaactgatccacctaggcacccctaaatagaTGTCCTTTTTAAAACAACTGTTAGTGTGACATCAAGTTAGTTAAGatcaaattaaaacataatattGATTTCTCTCTGCTCATTTTACCACTTGCTTCTCCCTAAGAAGGTAACTAACTCTGATTGGGGAGCAAACTTCCGTTGTCTTCTAAAACTGAGGCTTTAAAATGAACTTGTCTAAGTTTTAATAGTGATGAAGTGTTTCCCATGATGCACTGTAGTCTGTTTACTGCCCTTGGGAGAAAAATCACTGGCCATCTCATAACTGCCTACCCCAAAATCTTGTCTGTGGACAAAGGTGACTGCACTGACCTCAGGGACACTAAATTCCTACAGAAACTCATTTGCCATGAAAATGAAGCACAATGTTTGTATCCTGTTTCCTCAGTCTACCCATGATGGCTAATCATATCTAGAGCCCAAAGGGACTCAATAATACTCTCCAAACCCCTAAAGGGTTATTATGTGGAGAATAATGGCCAACTGGTCTCCATCTTCTCTGAGAACAGACCAGAGGGACCAAATTTAAACTACAGCACAAGATGTTTTAGTTAGACATCAAGAAGAATTGCCTGTTACTGTTTTAAGACACAGAATTGGTGACCAAGGGCAGCTGTGAAATTACTTGCATTGAGGATCTTTAACAGGAAAGACAGGCAGAAGGACTAGGCAACCTGCCAGGGCAGGTGTACATAGAGGCCACCCTTCATGGGATCTCCCTCTAGGGAGATGTGCACTTGTCCTTAGAAGTGCTCTCATGAGACTGATCCCAAGGTGGGTCCATTCGTTATCTCCTCTACTAAATGTTAACAATGTTTAAGGCAATGAGAATGTCCGGCCTGGCATTTTgaacatagtagatactcaagaTAGATTTTTGGAATGAATGTATGAATTCAGATGAAATTTTTCTTTGCAATTCCTTTATTCCTCACTTTCTTTGCTACCTCTTCCTCCTTTCAGCACCCTTCCCAGTTCAAGTGATCTCCCAAATCTCCCAGTTCAGAAATTTATAGAGTCTGGGTTTACTTGTGTTATTACTAAACTATTTCACCTTTCTTTGCAAGCACAGATCTTATAAGTCATACCTGAATATGAGTTCCTTAATAACAGAATAAGTGCTTCCAATTATGCACATTATTTCAATGAATCCTTAAATTCTATGGACTAGGTGTCATCTTCCTAATTTACAAATAAACTAAAACTACTTAGAAAGACTGAGATGTGTCCAAGGTCAAATAGCTAACAAGGATTGTAAACTCATCTGTCTGACGCCAAAGCCTAGGATTCAGACAAGGCCAGATGAGCTCTCTCATTCAGGAATATATATGTAGCAGTaagggtaagggagggaaaaggaaagacaaagagacagaaaggacagagagagagagagagaggcccaaAGACATCAGTCTTCAATGATGGGATAGCAAATCCAATTCACTAGGGTGAAGAAGACATGAATTGAACCTTATGAGGAATTAACCCACTACATTCAAGAGCAAGCTTGGGATCCTGTCACCTAACCCTACCTAACCTTATACCAGCTACTGCTTAGTGCCTGCAAAAAGCAAGCAGGCCCACTTGTCTCCTGGGATGGGCGTCTCCAGGCACCAAAAGCTATGGACCCTTTGGGCCCTATATTTGAATTTATGTCACTGCCCTGCATTTGGGACTCTAGCATTTCATCCACTTGCAGAATTCACTC
This DNA window, taken from Meles meles chromosome 7, mMelMel3.1 paternal haplotype, whole genome shotgun sequence, encodes the following:
- the LOC123947603 gene encoding 40S ribosomal protein S15a-like, giving the protein MVRMNVLADALKSINNAEKRGKRQVLIRPCSKVIVRLLTVMMKHGYIGEFEIIDDHRAGKIVVNLTGRLNKCGVISPRFDVQLKDLEKWQNNLLPSRQFGFIVLTTSAGIMDHEEARRKHTGGKILGFFF